One window of the Solanum stenotomum isolate F172 chromosome 11, ASM1918654v1, whole genome shotgun sequence genome contains the following:
- the LOC125843886 gene encoding 8-hydroxygeraniol dehydrogenase-like isoform X1, with product MEKSHENVKAFGWAARDTSGVLSPFNFSRRVTGEKDVQFKVMYCGICHSDLHQLKNEWSNSIYPMVPGHEVVGVVTEVGSKVEKFKTGDKVGVGCLVGSCRKCENCDNDLENYCRDQIMTYNGVYTDGIPTYGGYSDIMVTNEHYVVHWPENLPMEAAPLLCAGITTYSPLRYYGLDKPGMHIGVVGLGGLGHMAVKFAKAFGTKVTVISTAVSKKDEAIDRLGADSFLVSRDPDQMQGAAGSLDGIIDTVSAIHPLLPLINLLKTHGKLVMVGAPEKPLELPVFPLLLGRKLVAGSAIGGVKETQEMVDFAAKHNITPDVEVVPMDYVNTALERLLKSDVKYRFVLDIGNTLNKN from the exons atggaaaaatcaCATGAAAATGTTAAGGCATTTGGATGGGCAGCTAGAGATACTTCTGGGGTACTTTCTCCTTTCAACTTCTCAAGAAG GGTGACTGGTGAAAAAGATGTGCAATTCAAAGTTATGTATTGTGGAATTTGTCATTCTGATCTTCATCAACTCAAGAATGAATGGAGCAATAGTATATATCCAATGGTACCAGG GCATGAAGTTGTTGGTGTAGTAACTGAAGTTGGTAGCAAAGTTGAGAAATTCAAAACTGGAGACAAAGTTGGAGTTGGATGTTTAGTAGGATCATGTAGAAAATGCGAAAACTGTGACAACGATCTTGAAAATTATTGTCGCGATCAGATCATGACATACAATGGTGTTTACACCGATGGAATCCCCACGTATGGTGGTTACTCGGATATAATGGTAACGAATGAACACTACGTGGTTCATTGGCCCGAAAATTTACCAATGGAAGCAGCTCCCCTGTTATGTGCAGGGATCACAACTTATAGTCCTTTGAGATATTATGGACTAGATAAACCTGGAATGCACATTGGTGTTGTTGGTCTTGGTGGTCTTGGACATATGGCTGTGAAATTTGCTAAGGCGTTCGGAACCAAAGTTACTGTGATAAGTACAGCTGTTAGTAAGAAAGACGAGGCAATTGATCGTTTAGGGGCAGACTCGTTTTTGGTCAGTCGTGACCCTGACCAAATGCAG GGTGCAGCGGGGTCACTAGATGGCATCATCGATACTGTATCCGCGATTCAccctcttcttccattgattaaTTTGTTGAAAACTCATGGGAAGCTTGTGATGGTTGGTGCCCCTGAAAAACCACTAGAGTTGCCTGTATTTCCCCTGCTTTTAG GAAGGAAGCTAGTGGCGGGGAGCGCGATAGGAGGGGTGAAGGAGACACAAGAGATGGTTGATTTTGCGGCAAAGCATAACATAACACCAGATGTTGAAGTTGTGCCAATGGACTACGTGAATACAGCGTTGGAACGCCTTTTGAAATCGGACGTGAAGTATCGTTTTGTGCTTGACATTGGCAACACATTGAACAAAAATTGA
- the LOC125843885 gene encoding 8-hydroxygeraniol dehydrogenase-like codes for MAKSFENEHPIKAFGWATRDTSGVLSPFNFSRRVTGEKDVQFKVMYCGICHSDLHQLKNEWGNSKYPMVPGHEVVGVVTEVGSKVEKFKVGDKVGVGCMVGSCRKCENCSVDLENYCPRQIPTYNGYSLDGTLTFGGYSDMMVSDEHFVVRWPENLSMDAAPLLCAGITTYSPLKYFGLDKPGMHIGVVGLGGLGHMAVKFAKAFGTKVTVISTSANKKQEAIERLGADSFLISRDPEQMKAATNTLDGIIDTVSAVHPILPLLMLMKSHGKLVMVGAPEKPVELPVFPLLMGRKLVAGSCIGGMKETQEMLDFAAKHNITPDIEVVPMDYVNTALERLLKSDVKYRFVLDIGNTLNKK; via the exons atggcaaaatcatttgaaaatgaaCATCCAATTAAGGCATTTGGATGGGCAACTAGAGACACTTCTGGAGTTCTTTCTCCTTTCAATTTTTCAAGAAg GGTGACAGGTGAAAAAGATGTGCAATTTAAAGTTATGTATTGTGGAATTTGTCATTCTGATCTTCATCAACTCAAGAATGAATGGGGAAACAGCAAGTACCCCATGGTGCCTGG GCATGAGGTTGTTGGTGTTGTAACTGAGGTGGGAAGCAAGGTGGAGAAATTTAAGGTTGGAGACAAAGTAGGTGTTGGATGTATGGTAGGATCATGTCGAAAATGTGAGAATTGTAGCGTTGATCTCGAGAATTACTGCCCTCGTCAGATTCCTACATACAACGGCTATAGCTTAGATGGAACCCTCACGTTTGGAGGTTACTCCGACATGATGGTATCCGATGAGCATTTTGTAGTACGTTGGCCTGAAAACTTGTCGATGGACGCTGCTCCCCTGTTATGTGCTGGAATTACTACTTATAGTCCTTTGAAATATTTTGGACTCGATAAGCCTGGAATGCACATTGGTGTTGTTGGTCTTGGAGGGCTCGGACATATGGCTGTTAAGTTCGCTAAGGCATTTGGAACCAAAGTGACTGTTATTAGTACATCTGCTAATAAGAAGCAAGAAGCAATTGAGCGTTTGGGCGCAGACTCTTTCTTGATCAGTCGCGATCCTGAGCAGATGAAG GCTGCAACGAACACATTGGATGGGATTATCGACACTGTTTCTGCGGTGCACCCTATTCTTCCATTGCTTATGTTGATGAAATCTCATGGTAAGCTTGTTATGGTTGGTGCACCAGAAAAACCGGTGGAGTTGCCCGTGTTTCCTCTACTTATGG GAAGGAAGCTAGTGGCTGGAAGTTGCATAGGAGGGATGAAAGAGACTCAAGAAATGTTGGACTTCGCGGCAAAGCATAACATAACACCAGATATTGAAGTTGTGCCAATGGACTATGTGAACACAGCGTTGGAACGTCTTCTGAAATCGGATGTGAAGTATCGTTTCGTGCTCGACATTGGCAATACATTAAACAAGAAATGA